The following are encoded together in the Synchiropus splendidus isolate RoL2022-P1 chromosome 7, RoL_Sspl_1.0, whole genome shotgun sequence genome:
- the acacb gene encoding acetyl-CoA carboxylase isoform X1, producing MLAFAVWGFILCVLLILWRSNRKTLAMPEKGEESPPGCSPAADQWDEPHPHPPPPDQHSLSRHEPTSKPNNVNRPEASQQASSERSSETKLPDTQKPSTSTVPMVKSGPGSREKLKFILGASEDNSSDEEPLTAKPPSGSSQTATSTVRPPPQQIAAPPPSSSGIKPSMSGPHLVKKGREHRKMDLHRDFTVASPAEFVTRFGGNRVIEKVLIANNGIAAVKCMRSIRRWSYEMFRNERTIRFVVMVTPEDLKANAEYIKMADHYVPVPGGANNNNYANVELIVDIAKRIPVQAVWAGWGHASENPKLPDLLSKAGISFLGPPSKAMWALGDKVASSIVAQSADIPTLPWSGSGLKIDWTDEDQMLGHVISVPPEIYSKGCVHDVEDGLKGAEKIGYPVVIKASEGGGGKGIRKVESADDFPSSFRQVQTEVPGSPIFIMQLAQHARHLEVQILADQYGNAISLFGRDCSIQRRHQKIIEEAPATIAAPSTFEQMEQYAVKLAKMVGYVSAGTVEYLFSEDGSFHFLELNPRLQVEHPCTEMIGDVNLPAAQLQIAMGIPLLRIKDIRMLYGETPWGDSFINFENPDCMPSPRGHVIAARITSENPDEGFKPSSGTVQELNFRSSKNVWGYFSVGATGGLHEFADSQFGHCFSWGENREEAISNMVVAMKELSIRGDFRTTVEYLIKLLETESFRNNDIDTGWLDHLIAEKVQAERPDTMLGIVCGALHVADANFRKSMSDFLHSLERGQVMPAASLLNCVSVDLIYEGVKFCLKVARQSPTTYVVMMNGSDIEIDVHRLSDGGLLLSYDGSSHTTYMKEEVDSYRITVGNKTCIFEKEKDPTVLRSPSAGKLLQYVIEDGCHVFAGDTYAEIEVMKMVMTLTVQQSGCIHFVKRPGAVLQSGCVVAHMELDDPSSIHKVELNTATLPPQQPLPIIGEKLHQIFHCVLENLIKVMDGYCLEEPYFSTKLKRWVATLMKTLRDPSLPLLELQEIMTSVAGRIPPSVEKDIRKVMAQYASNITSVLCQFPSQRIANILDSHAATLQRKADREVFFINTQSIVQLVQRYRSGIRGYMKSVVLDLLKRYLQVEAQFQQAHYDKCVINLREQHKPDMSPVLEYIFSHAQVPKKNILVTMLIDQLCGRDPTLADELMTILNEFTQLSKMENSKVALRARQVLIASHLPSYELRHNQVESIFLSAIDMYGHQFCPENLKKLILSETSIFDVLPNFFYHSNQVVCMAALEVYVRRAYIAYELNSIQHHQLLDGTCAVDFQFMLPSSHPNRGSSPTLNRIPVPLNAAGQFKMRRQSSELFLDGALSPPCQRLGAMVAFQCFDDFKRTFDEVLSSFAEPLLETGSIAESCASLYEEESFKNTKENPIHIINVSIKTADTEDDDALVSAFTAFAQSKREILFEYGIRRITFLVAQKREFPKFFTFRARDGFQEDRIYRNLEPALAFQLELNRMRNFDLTAVPCANHKMHLYLGAARVQEGAEVTDYRFFVRAIIRHSDLITKATSFEYLQNEGERLLLEAMDELEVAFSNTNVRTDCNHIFLNFVPTVIMDPSKIEESVRSMVMRYGSRLWKLRVLQAELKINIRLTPTGNAIPIRLFLTNESGYYLDISLYKEVTDPSCGQIMFQSYGDKQGPLQGMLINSPYVTKDLLQAKRFQAQTLGTTYVYDFPEMFRQALFKMWGPGDSCPKDVLICTELVLDPQGRLVQMNRLPGDNNVGIVAFRMKMRTPEYPEGRDIIVICNDITHMIGSFGLQEDELFLRASELARAEGIPRVYIAANSGARIGLAEDIKHMFHVAWIDPSDPYKGFKYLYLTPHDYTRISSTNAVHCQHVEDCGESRYIITDVIGNEDSPGVENLRGSGTIAGESSQAYEEIITISMVTCRAIGIGAYLVRLGQRVIQVENSHIILTGAGALNKVLGREVYTSSNQLGGIQIMHNNGVTHTTVPDDFDGVYTILQWLSYMPKNKHSPVPVIETKDPVEREIDFTPTKAPYDPRWMLAGRPHPTIRGAWQSGFFDHGSFMEIMESWAQTVVVGRARLGGIPLGVIAVETRTVELTVPADPANLDSESKVLQQAGQVWFPDSAFKTAQAISDFNRERLPLMVFANWRGFSGGMKDMYDQVLKFGAYIVDALRTFRQPVLVYIPPHAELRGGSWVVIDPTINPLCMELYADKESRGGVLEAEGTVEIKFRRKDLLKTMRRLDKVYASLVEKLASPELSDKQSKELEAKLRAREEFLLPIYHQVAVQFADLHDTPGRMQEKSVINDILEWKNVRSFFYWRLRRLLLEQAVKCEILQANKDLSDGHMQSMLRRWFVETEGTVKAYLWDNNQAVVEWLEKHWSLEDGTRAAIRENIKYLKRENALKHIRSLVQANPDVAMDCIIHMSQNITPSQRAKLSHLLATMDNTSTS from the exons ATGCTCGCATTTGCTGTTTGGGGATTTatcctttgtgttttgttgatatTGTGGAGAAGTAATCGCAAGACTTTGGCTATGCctgagaaaggagaggaatctCCACCTGGCTGCAGTCCCGCTGCAGACCAGTGGGACGAGCCTCATCCTCACCCCCCTCCACCAGACCAACATTCCCTGTCAAGACATGAACCTACCTCAAAGCCCAATAACGTGAACCGTCCTGAAGCCAGCCAGCAGGCCTCCTCGGAGAGGAGCTCAGAGACCAAACTGCCTGACACCCAGAAACCTTCCACATCCACTGTGCCAATGGTCAAATCAGGACCTGGGTCAAGGGAGAAGCTCAAATTCATTCTTGGGGCATCAGAAGATAATTCTTCAGATGAGGAGCCTTTGACAGCCAAGCCTCCGAGTGGTTCTTCTCAAACAGCGACGTCTACTGTCAGACCCCCGCCTCAGCAAATTGCAGCACCGCCACCCAGCTCCTCAGGCATCAA GCCTAGCATGTCCGGTCCTCACCTGGTGAAAAAAGGACGGGAACACCGAAAGATGGATCTCCACAGGGACTTCACCGTTGCTTCGCCTGCAGAGTTTGTGACCCGCTTTGGTGGCAACCGAGTCATTGAAAAA GTGCTGATCGCAAACAATGGTATTGCTGCAGTCAAATGTATGCGCTCTATCCGACGCTGGTCCTACGAAATGTTTCGCAATGAGAGGACAATTCGCTTTGTGGTCATGGTGACCCCGGAAGACTTGAAAGCCAATGCAG AATACATCAAGATGGCTGACCACTATGTACCAGTTCCGGGTGGGGCCAATAACAACAACTATGCCAATGTTGAGCTGATTGTGGACATCGCCAAAAGAATCCCAGTGCAG GCTGTGTGGGCTGGTTGGGGTCATGCTTCAGAAAACCCCAAATTGCCTGACTTGTTAAGTAAAGCTGGGATTTCATTTTTAG GGCCGCCCAGCAAGGCCATGTGGGCTCTGGGGGATAAAGTGGCATCATCCATCGTGGCCCAGAGCGCAGACATTCCCACGCTACCTTGGAGTGGATCAG GGCTGAAAATTGACTGGACAGATGAAGATCAAATGCTGGGCCACGTGATCAGTGTTCCACCAGAGATCTACTCTAAAGGCTGCGTCCATGATGTGGAGGATGGGCTCAAG GGAGCTGAAAAAATTGGCTACCCAGTTGTCATAAAGGCGTCCGAGGGTGGAGGTGGAAAAGGCATCCGAAAAGTAGAAAGCGCTGATGATTTTCCAAGCTCTTTCAGACAG GTTCAGACGGAGGTTCCTGGCTCGCCCATTTTTATCATGCAGCTGGCCCAACATGCCCGACACTTGGAGGTTCAGATCCTGGCTGACCAGTACGGCAACGCTATCTCACTTTTTGGACGTGATTGTTCCATACAAAGGAGGCATCAGAAGATCATAGAGGAGGCTCCGGCCACTATTGCTGCGCCCTCTACCTTTGAGCAAATGGagcag TATGCAGTGAAACTGGCCAAGATGGTCGGCTATGTGAGCGCAGGAACTGTGGAGTATCTCTTCTCAGAGGATGGAAGTTTCCATTTCCTGGAGTTGAATCCTCGTCTTCAGGTGGAGCATCCGTGCACAGAGATGATTGGAGACGTGAATCTCCCTGCTGCACAGCTTCAG ATTGCCATGGGTATTCCTCTGCTGAGGATCAAGGACATCCGCATGCTGTATGGAGAAACTCCGTGGGGAGACTCCTTCATTAACTTTGAAAACCCAGACTGCATGCCCAGCCCGAGGGGGCACGTCATTGCTGCTCGCATCACCAGCGAAAACCCAGATGAG GGCTTCAAACCCAGCTCCGGCACCGTGCAGGAGTTGAACTTCCGCAGCAGTAAGAATGTCTGGGGTTACTTCAGTGTTGGAGCCACTGGTGGCCTGCATGAGTTCGCGGACTCACAGTTTGGACACTGTTTCTCCTGGGGGGAGAATCGTGAGGAAGCCATATC GAACATGGTAGTGGCTATGAAGGAGCTGTCAATCAGAGGGGACTTCAGAACCACAGTAGAGTATCTCATTAAGTTGCTGGAGactgaaagcttcagaaacaaTGACATCGACACCGGCTGGCTGGACCACCTTATAGCAGAAAAAGTGCAG GCGGAAAGACCCGACACCATGCTTGGTATTGTTTGTGGAGCTTTGCATGTTGCTGATGCAAACTTCAGAAAGAGTATGTCGGATTTTCTGCATTCACTGGAACG aggCCAGGTCATGCCTGCTGCCAGTCTCCTCAACTGTGTTAGTGTGGACCTCATTTATGAAGGTGTCAAATTCTGTCTGAAG GTGGCTCGACAATCCCCCACTACGTATGTTGTCATGATGAACGGCTCAGACATTGAGATAGATGTCCACCGGCTGAGCGATGGCGGTCTTCTACTGTCCTATGATGGCAGCAGCCACACCACCTAcatgaaggaggaggtggacag CTACCGCATCACAGTTGGAAACAAGACCTGtatatttgaaaaagaaaaagacccGACTGTTCTAAGATCCCCGTCCGCTGGCAAACTCCTGCAGTATGTTATTGAGGATGGATGCCACGTATTTGCTGGGGACACATATGCAGAGATAGAG gtgatgaagatggtgatgactCTGACGGTGCAGCAGTCGGGTTGTATTCATTTTGTCAAGCGACCTGGTGCAGTTCTGCAGTCCGGCTGCGTGGTGGCGCACATGGAGCTAGATGACCCCAGCAGTATTCATAAG GTGGAGCTCAACACAGCCACACTACCTCCGCAGCAGCCTCTCCCCATCATCGGGGAAAAGCTCCACCAAATTTTCCACTGTGTCCTGGAAAACTTGATTAAAGTCATGGACGGTTATTGTCTGGAGGAGCCCTACTTCAGCACCAAG TTAAAACGGTGGGTAGCAACACTCATGAAGACCCTCAGGGACCCCTCTCTTccactgctggagctgcaggagataATGACGAGTGTGGCAGGTCGAATTCCTCCAAGTGTTGAGAAAGACATCCGGAAAGTTATGGCTCAGTACGCGAGCAACATCACCTCTGTGCTCTGCCAGTTTCCCAGTCAGAGG ATTGCAAATATCCTTGACAGCCATGCAGCCACGCTCCAGAGAAAGGCCGACCGGGAGGTGTTTTTTATCAACACCCAGAGTATCGTTCAGCTGGTGCAGCG GTACCGCAGTGGAATCCGTGGTTACATGAAGTCTGTGGTTCTGGACCTGCTAAAGCGGTACTTGCAGGTTGAGGCCCAGTTTCAGCAAG CTCACTATGATAAATGTGTCATCAACCTGAGAGAGCAACACAAGCCCGACATGAGTCCGGTGCTGGAGTACATCTTCTCTCATGCACAAGTCCCCAAGAAGAACATCCTGGTCACAATGCTCATA GATCAGCTGTGTGGAAGGGATCCAACTCTAGCAGATGAGCTGATGACAATTCTGAACGAGTTCACGCAGCTCAGCAAGATGGAGAACTCAAAGGTTGCCCTGCGAGCGAGACAG GTGCTGATTGCTTCGCATTTACCATCATATGAGCTGAGACACAACCAGGTAGAATCCATCTTCCTGTCGGCCATTGACATGTACGGTCACCAGTTTTGCCCTGAGAACTTGAAG AAACTGATCCTGTCCGAGACGTCCATTTTCGATGTCCTGCCCAATTTCTTCTATCACTCCAACCAGGTTGTCTGCATGGCAGCTCTTGAG GTGTATGTGCGAAGAGCATACATCGCCTACGAGCTAAATAGCATCCAGCACCACCAGCTGCTCGACGGGACGTGTGCTGTGGACTTCCAGTTCATGCTGCCATCGTCACACCCAAACAG AGGAAGCAGTCCTACTTTGAACAG AATCCCCGTCCCTTTGAATGCAGCGGGCCAGTTCAAAATGCGACGGCAGAGCAGTGAGCTCTTCCTGGATGGAGCTTTGTCTCCTCCCTGTCAGCGTCTCGGAGCCATGGTTGCTTTTCAGTGTTTCGATGACTTCAAAAG GACGTTTGATGAGGTTCTCTCCAGCTTTGCCGAGCCTCTTCTGGAGACTGGGTCGATTGCAGAGTCATGTGCGAGTCTCTATGAGGAGGAGAGTTTTAAG AATACAAAAGAAAATCCGATCCACATCATTAATGTTTCAATAAAGACGGCCGACACGGAAGACGACGACGCCTTGGTCTCAGCCTTCACAGCATTTGCACAATCCAAG AGAGAAATCCTCTTTGAGTACGGAATCAGACGAATCACGTTTTTGGTTGCACAGAAG CGAGAATTCCCTAAGTTCTTCACGTTCAGAGCGAGAGATGgg TTCCAAGAGGATCGTATTTATCGTAACCTGGAGCCAGCCTTAGCATTTCAACTGGAACTCAATCGAATGAGGAACTTCGACTTGACTGCAGTGCCCTGTGCCAACCACAAGATGCATCTGTACCTGGGTGCTGCTCGAGTTCAGGAGGGAGCTGAAGTTACAGATTATAGATTCTTTGTGAGAGCCATCATCCGTCACTCAGATCTCATCACCAAGGCAA CGTCATTTGAATACCTGCAAAATGAGGGAGAGCGTCTCCTGCTGGAGGCCATGGATGAATTGGAGGTAGCCttcagcaataccaatgtacgGACTGACTGCAACCACATCTTCCTCAACTTCGTCCCCACTGTCATCATGGACCCCTCCAAA ATTGAGGAATCTGTGCGCTCTATGGTGATGCGCTACGGAAGCCGCCTTTGGAAGCTACGCGTCTTGCAAGCTGAGCTTAAAATTAACATCCGGCTAACTCCTACTGGGAATGCCATCCCTATTCGCCTGTTCCTCACCAATGAGTCCGGCTACTACCTGGACATCAGTCTGTATAAGGAGGTGACCGATCCAAGTTGTGGTCAG ATAATGTTCCAGTCATATGGAGACAAGCAGGGTCCTCTGCAAGGCATGTTGATCAACTCGCCATATGTGACCAAAGATCTGCTGCAGGCCAAACGCTTCCAAGCACAAACTCTGGGAACTACCTATGTCTATGACTTCCCTGAGATGTTTCGACAG GCGCTGTTCAAGATGTGGGGCCCTGGCGACTCCTGTCCTAAAGATGTGCTCATATGCACAGAGCTGGTGCTGGACCCGCAGGGCCGACTGGTGCAGATGAACCGCCTCCCTGGAGacaacaat GTGGGCATAGTTGCCTTTCGAATGAAGATGAGGACTCCAGAGTATCCAGAGGGCCGAGACATCATTGTCATCTGTAACGACATCACTCACATGATCGGTTCCTTTGGGCTTCAGGAGGACGAGCTGTTCCTCAGGGCTTCAGAGCTGGCTCGGGCGGAAGGTATCCCCCGTGTCTACATTGCTGCTAACAGTGGTGCTCGTATCGGCCTTGCCGAGGATATCAAGCACATGTTCCATGTGGCCTGGATCGACCCCTCTGACCCGTATAAG GGTTTTAAATACCTCTACCTGACGCCACATGACTACACACGCATCAGCTCTACTAACGCTGTTCACTGTCAACATGTGGAAGACTGTGGGGAGTCCAG aTACATCATCACGGACGTCATCGGGAATGAAGACAGTCCTGGTGTTGAAAACCTGCGGGGTTCAGGCACCATTGCTGGAGAATCATCCCAGGCTTATGAGGAGATCATAACTATCAGTATG GTCACTTGCCGTGCCATTGGGATTGGAGCGTATTTGGTACGTTTGGGGCAACGGGTGATCCAGGTGGAGAACTCACACATCATCCTCACTGGTGCGGGAGCACTGAACAAG GTTTTGGGAAGGGAAGTCTATACCTCCAGCAACCAACTGGGAGGAATCCAGATCATGCACAACAATGGTGTGACGCACACGACTGTGCCGGATGACTTTGACGGTGTTTACACCATCCTGCAGTGGCTCTCCTACATGCCCAAG AACAAACACTCCCCTGTTCCTGTGATTGAGACCAAGGATCCagtagagagagagatagatttCACCCCAACGAAAGCCCCCTATGACCCTCGCTGGATGCTGGCAGGGAGACCTCACCCCA CGATCCGAGGAGCCTGGCAGAGTGGATTCTTCGACCATGGCTCGTTCATGGAGATCATGGAGTCTTGGGCTCAGACTGTGGTGGTGGGCAGAGCAAG GTTGGGAGGAATCCCACTTGGAGTCATCGCTGTGGAAACGCGGACAGTGGAGCTGACTGTCCCAGCAGATCCCGCAAACCTGGATTCTGAGTCCAAA GTTCTGCAGCAGGCTGGGCAGGTTTGGTTTCCAGATTCAGCGTTCAAAACGGCTCAGGCAATTTCGGACTTCAACCGTGAGCGTCTGCCTCTCATGGTGTTTGCCAACTGGAGGGGCTTCTCTGGAGGAATGAAGg ATATGTATGATCAGGTGTTGAAATTTGGGGCCTATATTGTTGACGCCCTGCGCACTTTCCGTCAACCGGTGCTGGTATACATTCCTCCACATGCTGAGCTCAGAGGGGGGTCCTGGGTGGTGATTGACCCTACCATCAACCCACTGTGTATGGAGCTGTATGCTGATAAAGAGAGCAG AGGTGGAGTTTTGGAGGCTGAGGGAACAGTGGAGATCAAATTTAGGAGGAAAGACTTGCTGAAAACCATGAGAAGACTGGACAAGGTTTATGCTAGCCTGGTGGAAAAGCTTG CTTCCCCAGAACTGTCTGATAAACAGAGTAAAGAGCTGGAAGCGAAGCTCAGAGCACGAGAGGAGTTCCTACTGCCCATCTACCACCAGGTGGCGGTACAGTTTGCTGACCTCCATGATACACCTGGAAGGATGCAGGAAAAATCTGTTATTAAT GATATCTTGGAGTGGAAGAATGTAAGGAGCTTCTTCTACTGGCGTCTACGGCGCCTCCTGTTGGAGCAGGCGGTGAAGTGTGAGATCCTGCAGGCCAACAAAGATCTCAGTGACGGTCACATGCAGTCGATGCTGCGACGCTGGTTCGTGGAGACTGAGGGAACCGTCAAA GCTTATCTATGGGACAATAACCAGGCTGTGGTTGAGTGGCTGGAAAAGCATTGGTCGTTGGAGGACGGGACTCGAGCTGCCATCCGGGAAAACATCAAGTACCTGAAGAGGGAAAACGCATTGAAACACATTCGCAG CCTTGTCCAGGCCAACCCCGATGTGGCCATGGATTGCATCATCCACATGAGCCAGAACATCACTCCGTCCCAGAGAGCCAAACTGTCGCACCTGCTGGCAACTATGGACAACACCAGCACCAGTTAA